Genomic segment of Equus quagga isolate Etosha38 unplaced genomic scaffold, UCLA_HA_Equagga_1.0 204646_RagTag, whole genome shotgun sequence:
TGAGGTTTGCTTATTTCACTCAGGTTAAGTCAGACATCAAAAAACGCTGAATAGACAAAAAGCCTGAGTGGAAACAGgttcaacaaaaataatagaagattCAGACATAAATTTGCTCTAGAAATTCCCATGGAGACAGTCAATGGTAAGCTCCCGTTTTAGGTTTTATGGCTTAGTAAAACTTTTGTTTATAATTAAATGTTGTGAGGTTTCATTGTAATTATTATGAGATCGGCATCTTTAAATCGGGAAAGAAAAGCTGTGCTCCTGACCCTACTGTGTATCCATGTCTACTTTGATGGAGAAGTTTGGGAGACCAGAAACTCAGGTGTTAACCAGGTAACTTCTGGGTAACAAGAGGGTAAGGCCCCAAGGTCTTTCCCTTCCTagggctggggatggagagagagtaggtgggaggggcagggtgggcaggacCAACAAGGACGGGTTGGtaagagatggggaggggagcaggccgATGGGGTGTGTCAGTGGGCAGTCAGTGGGATGTCTACAAAAtgatcatgtttttattttctgtatcttatgATGTTTTCACACCTTTGAAAGCTTGCTGGCCAGTGGGAGTCTGCCCTACCCTTCCCCCTACCCCCAGGggtagccaattcctagagacagCAAAGGGCTCTGCCAGGAGACCAATTCAGATGCAAACCAAGCAATCCTGAGTCCATGTCCCCCAGGAACCCCTTTGTCTAACTCCCACACACCAAGACACTATTTCTCCTGCCCCAATCGCCCAggaccaggtaccagacaactagagaCCACCCCGGTTGCCCAAAGCCCACCAGAGTTGTTCAAGCTCCCTGATTCTAAACCGTGTGCCCTGCCCTAACTTGTCTTTCCTGGGGAAACCCCAAGAAAGGCCCTGGCCTAGGCTTCCATGCACCTGCTTCTGTCTCCTGACGCAAACAGGTGCCTCCCCTGTGGCGCTGCCGGGGGTGACGTGCCACCTTCTCTCCAGaaatggaagtaataaaaatcttcTTTCAATGGCATTGACCTCTCCAGGTTGCGAACTCCACAAATTGAAATCCGTGAGTACAGATGAGACAGGATTTGAGACGAGAGTTTCCAGGGAGGTGCTGAGAGTGATGTCCCCACGTCTGCCCCTCTGGGCTCCATGTCAACTCCTCAATCTCTTAAGAAGGAGGCATCCTCAGTCAGGCCTTCAACCCTGTGCCCTGGGGCCCTACACACCTGCAGAGCCAACACGGGTCTCAGATTAGAGTCCGACACTTTGACTCTGACTCCAGGCAGGATGGGACAGCTCAGCCCCACCTGGAACTCAGGGGCCAATCACTGGACTTCCCCAGAGAGGGCCAGGCCTGCTCACCTGGTGTAGTAGATCCAGGTGAGGCCATAGGTGAGGAGGAAGCCAGCCCCCATGAGCGCCCCTCTGATCAGGGTGAGTACCAGGGGCCAGGAGCCCTGCTGCTCCTCAGTCACACAGCTGCAGGAAGAGGGGcttcctggggaaggggagagagggtgaAGTTCTGTCCCTCCCACGACCAAACACCGGACCAGGCTGCCCAGGCCAGCAGCTGCCCTGCAACTCACTCTgcacagagaggctgaaggaAACATGCTGGGAGCCCAGCGGGTTCTGAGCTCGGCAGGTGAATTCCCCTCCGTCTCCGGCCCCCACCTGGGGCAGCTCCAGGACCCCAGGTGCAGAGGGCTGGGATGGGCTCAGGGCTTTTCCTTCACGGGACCAGCTCATCGTGGCAGGGGGGTTGCTGTCAGCCACGCAGACCAGGCGCAGGGACTGGCCCTCCAGGACAGGCAGCGATGCGCCGTTCTTTAGTGTCTTCAGGGCTTGGGGAGAGAGGCACAGCAAGGTGGGTGGAGCCAAGAGGTCCACCTCCCCCTCACTCTTCCCACAGAGCCAGAAGGAGAAAGGTAGGACCATATGACCAGTGTGAGGGCATGGGTTCATCATGGCTCAAGAGGCAATGACCCTGGTGGTCAGGTCAGGGTGCCAGAAAAAAGGAGGCTGATATGAGGTGGAAAGGATGAGAAGCGGGTGGGCAGCTCAGGTGGACATGTACCAAGGGCTGAGACAGGCTGGCAGATGAGGGAATGCACCTGTTTCTGTTACCTGCAGGGAGGACCAGGAGAACCTAACACACAACAGGGATGGGCGAGAGGCAAGTCAGATATTTTGGAGCCTTGAGTGCCAGGCTGAGGGCACTTGGTTTTCTCCTGAGATCACTGGGAAGTCATAGCAGCTGTGAGTCCAGAAAACACAGAATCAGCACTGAGTCTAGAAAGCTCCTGCTGCGCCAAGTGGGGCCTGGAATGGAGGCAcagacaggaggcagggaggctgaggaAGA
This window contains:
- the LOC124233543 gene encoding sialic acid-binding Ig-like lectin 14, with amino-acid sequence SLDPKTLRSSVLTFTPRLQDRGTNFTCWVKHQGAQAATERTIQLNISYAPQNLTIRVLSGNVTALKTLKNGASLPVLEGQSLRLVCVADSNPPATMSWSREGKALSPSQPSAPGVLELPQVGAGDGGEFTCRAQNPLGSQHVSFSLSVQRSPSSCSCVTEEQQGSWPLVLTLIRGALMGAGFLLTYGLTWIYYTRCVGPQGTGLKA